Within Elizabethkingia sp. JS20170427COW, the genomic segment TGCCGTGGAAGAAATGGAACTTTACAAAATCCCTGCAAGTATCACCCTTGCCCAAGGTTTATTAGAAACCGCTGGCGGGCAGAGTCGCTTAGCACAACAAGGAAAAAACCACTTTGGGATAAAATGTAAAGAAACCTGGACTGGAAAAACCATGTCTCATACCGACGATGCCCCTAACGAATGCTTTAGAGTATACGACAGCCCTAGAGATTCCTATAGAGATCATTCTTTATTTTTAACCCAAAGGAAACATTACAGTCCTCTATTTTTATTAAATGTAAAAGATTACAAAGCTTGGGCTTATGGACTAAAAAAAGCAGGATATGCAACCAGCCCTACCTACGCTCCTGCTCTCATCAAAAGAATTGAGCAGTACAAGCTTTATGAGTTTGATGAAATCCCAAGCTCACAAGTATATACCCTACTCTTACAGAGATATCCAGATTTAAAAAACGATGCCGAATTTATGGCAAAACTAGGTCCTAAAAATGTTAACATCGACCGACCTAACCTAGCAAAAGAAGCTGAAACTAAAAAAAGCTACGCTCAACAGGCACCTAGTACGCCTAAAAAAAGTACCCCAAAGGAAATTTTAGAAGATATCCTTCTTAAAAACCATCCTAATGGAGATTTAAAATACATTGTTATCCCTGATAAAATAAACTTAAGCTATATTTCTAAAAAATTCGGTATTGCTGAATCTCGGTTAATGAAATACAATGAGTTAACTTCTCGAGTACTTCAAAAAAATCAAATTCTATTTTTAGAAAGTAAAAACTCTTCATCTCAAGAAAAAACTTATGTAGCCCAAGCAGGGGAAACCATGCATGATATCGCCCAAAAATTTGCCATCAAGCTAAGCAAATTATACAAAAAGAACCGCATGAATGAAGGGCAACAACCAAAAGCGGGACAATTAGTATATTTAGATTCTAAAAAACCAAGAAATTAATAATGTTATACCAAAGAAGCAGTGCCTTGTTTGATGAGGCACAACGTTACATTCCCGGTGGAGTAAACTCTCCTGTACGAGCTTTTAAGTCCGTAGGGGGCGTACCTGTTTTCATGAAATCTGCAAAAGGGGCTTACCTTACCGATGCCGATGACAGAACTTATGTAGATTACATCAACTCTTGGGGTCCTGCCATTGTAGGCCATACCCACCCTGTTGTATTAGAGGCCATCCAAAAACAAGCCGAAAACGGTTTTTCTTTTGGTACTCCTACCG encodes:
- a CDS encoding glucosaminidase domain-containing protein — translated: MKKIVSFCLIVSAVVAKSQTWSTNEQYIQQFAPYAVEEMELYKIPASITLAQGLLETAGGQSRLAQQGKNHFGIKCKETWTGKTMSHTDDAPNECFRVYDSPRDSYRDHSLFLTQRKHYSPLFLLNVKDYKAWAYGLKKAGYATSPTYAPALIKRIEQYKLYEFDEIPSSQVYTLLLQRYPDLKNDAEFMAKLGPKNVNIDRPNLAKEAETKKSYAQQAPSTPKKSTPKEILEDILLKNHPNGDLKYIVIPDKINLSYISKKFGIAESRLMKYNELTSRVLQKNQILFLESKNSSSQEKTYVAQAGETMHDIAQKFAIKLSKLYKKNRMNEGQQPKAGQLVYLDSKKPRN